In the genome of Mangifera indica cultivar Alphonso chromosome 9, CATAS_Mindica_2.1, whole genome shotgun sequence, the window GTCCGAAATCAAAAGCAAATGCAactataagaaataatggtgATTTCTTTTGTATTGAAAGGGCATCAAGCCTCAAGTTTTGTTACATCTTGCATAAGGTGAATGAACAGAACGAAAAGTGTTTACAGTATTGTAATTGAAAAGAACTAAAATAATTCCTGTCTTCTCTATTCACAGAAAAGAATTTGATCATCTACTACGTGAAACTAACATATGTTTGGGTGCTATGGTTAAAAGTTTCCTTTTTCAGGCACTGGTAGACTGACAGTTGCTTCAAGTTTGCCACCAGGACCCATCGGTGAGCTTGCGCCACCCAAGTTGTTAAAGCGTAGCTTAGATCTTAAATAAGTGGCACTTCTTGGAGACAAGTTTACCTTCTCCAGAGCTCGGAATTGAAGCTCAGATGGATAGTCCCTCACACAGCCTATGCGCGGTCCTGCTCCTGTTGTCCATTTGAAAGACAATTGCTTCCCCAGTTGATATGACTTCATTCCTTTGAGTGAATTAATTCTTTGGAGAATTGCTTCTTGAGGAACCGCTTCTATTTGCAATTCGTCTGACTGGTTTTGCTTTGCATCCGTGTTGTTCTGTTCAGAAGCAGCAGCTGCTTTTTCCATCAAATGTGAATGAGCCACTGGAGACTCTGCTGATAATTTGTTGTCGCTCGGCTCACCAGCTGGATTGTCACTCTCTACTCTCTCGAACAGCTTGCTCTTTTTCGGTATTTCAAGACTGACCAATTTTCTACTAAAATTGCTGAACCTCCCCAACTTGGGTAGTTCTGATAAAGCAGATGTTGTATGTTCCACTGAAGTGGTTTTTTCTTCACTCAACTCTTCAGCATTGATCTCATCAGTCTCTAATCCATCAAACACCCGAGTCATGTCCTCTTCAGAAGAGTGGTTCCTAATATGTAAACTGGAACTTTGTTTATCATGTGAGATTTCTTCATCTATTGGACTCATCtgataacaaaagaaaatacgGCAGTTTAGATTGAGCTCACTTGCTAATCTCAATTTAAGAAACTTATAGCACACCATAAAAAGAATTTACACCTTTATATTCTTACCTGGACATTTGTGATATCAACATCGTTCTCTTTAAGGAATGAAATGAAGTCCTTAAAATTTTCCTCTGTAGGCCGATAATGACCACTGTGAGGCCAAACTGCCTGTTAAGATGAGACAGAAAATTATCATTAGAGACTGAATATAAAAGAGAGCATAagtaagtaaaataaaatcaacaaacTGGTACTGTAGCTATACCTTAAGCCCACCATTTTCGACAATTAATCTCCCAGCAGTCATTGTGGCTCCTCCAGCCAAGAAACTGGAATGCTGAAATGtccctttcttctttttaccaACATACAAGGTTTTTGATGTGCTAAGGACGAAAATCCACTTAGCTTCGCCGTCATCAAATGTGTGCAAGATCTCTCCTGTCTGTTCGTAATAGAATTTGCCATCCTTTATATGAACTTCATAGGACTTCCTTTCCATCTGTACATGGGAGTCACTTTATCAGCAAAGTTTTAAGATGATATTAGATCTTATGATAAAGTATGAGAAAAGTGGAGGCTCACAGGTCCAAGATACTTGATGCACTGCGACTGAAGCTTTGACCGAGGACATTTTTCAACAAGATTTACTTCCTTTCCTTCCCCTATATCTAGCCTGCATTCAAAACAAgtatttttactattaatttcTTGACTTCTGGAAATATAGTTCTAACAAGAAGACAGGTTTAGGTTAAAGAGTGTCACCAGTAAAAGAAGGGTTCTCTACTCTTGCTAAGAAGCCATTTTTCAAAATAGAAGCGTAGATTATGTCCATAACGATGCCTTGGATCTATCTGTATAAcatgaatgataaaaaatgatcAGTAAAAGCCAACATAGAAATAGTTATACATTAACTTTATTTGCATACCAAGTTCACAACAATGAAATTGACTTACTGCTTCAAGCCAGTGTTGTAATGCAAGTTTTCGAGCTTTGTCATTCTTTGATAAACCTTTTCCAACCTGGAAATCAAAAGAACAGTCAGACACTAGAAGCAAATCATAATCATCATATGAAATCAATTTTCTATCTATCAGAAGCTTACCTTAGCAGCTCTGTTTTTTGCTCTTGACCACCGAGAAATGGCAGTTTCATGTTTCTCAATATCAAAGAACGATACAGAACTCCGCTTGAGTTCAGCAAAATCTAAGAGCTTCCACCTATAAACAGCACAAATTGTTGCATTAGAATCAGGTACAAACATACAAAATTTGTGAAAAGGCAAGTTTAGCACATATCAAACAATATATACACACCAGCTTTTCTCAACAAGCACAGCACAATCTGCAAGCTTCCTTCTGGTTCTGAAACTTTTGTACACTTTCTGTAATTTGATTGCAGCTTGATCTTTGGTATTACAGGGATCCAAAACTGGTAATTGTCGGACTGTTTCAGCAGAATCATCCGATCTTGGAGAATAGTCTTCCATTCTGAAACTCTTTTTcgtaattaatttaatagattCATCCTTTTCTTTGTCAGTCAAAGAAGATGAACGGGAGATCATCACTTCCAATTCACTTTCTTTAAAGCTAACAGATCCTTCCTTTATCATCTTTCCGGCACCCAAGGATTTCAATATTGTTGGTTCCATATCCTCGCTTTTGAAACTGATGGATCGAACCAGAGTTTTTACTTCCTCATCTCCAAAACTAATGGATTTAACTATGACTGATTCTAAGCCAGTTTCAAAATCACTGTCTTCAGAAAATGGGCAGGACATATTGACCCCCATTTCCACTTATCTGCTTTAGATTCCTGCAACAATAAGACAATACTCGAAAATTAgtaacataaaacaaaaaatgtatatattgaGAACAAAACTTTCCCAGCTATCAGAAACTAAatcaattatcattaaataaatccACAAGAAACAACATAAATCTAAAGATGTAagaattatttaacaaaaacaagtCCATTGATCTGCTAAACTTAatgaaaattcattaaaaaaaatcaaaacgaaAGACTATTTGCTCAAACAAGGAGCTTGGATCTCAAACACACTTTACCCAAAATCATTTCAttaacataaacaaaaacaaaataatcccATTTTCATGTAATCATCAAGATCTAGAGCAAAACCAAGAAGACCCTTTGTTCAAAAACCATTTCAGAAGCAAAAAcagaaacagaaacaaaatgaaaaataacaaaaaacaaggAACCCATTTTAGAATCAGCAAGAGAAACAAAGCCAAGAttgcaaataataaaataaaattaaacaaacaaacaaacaaagcatATCAACATCATGTCTATGCACAGTTAACAAGTCTAAACAATGAACTCAACACAcaacacaaaaatgaaaagCACCAAACCAAACAGAACAAAGGAGCAAgctttaaactttaaagaacGTTCAAATGAAAGATTTCAATGACCAAATAATCCCATGAACAAAAGCCTCGGATCTCAAACACACTTTACTCGAAAACAAATCCAGAAACAAAAAACACCATAAACAAGACCAACCCATTACCAtgcaataaaaaacaaacaaaacca includes:
- the LOC123225413 gene encoding IQ domain-containing protein IQM2-like, whose translation is MGVNMSCPFSEDSDFETGLESVIVKSISFGDEEVKTLVRSISFKSEDMEPTILKSLGAGKMIKEGSVSFKESELEVMISRSSSLTDKEKDESIKLITKKSFRMEDYSPRSDDSAETVRQLPVLDPCNTKDQAAIKLQKVYKSFRTRRKLADCAVLVEKSWWKLLDFAELKRSSVSFFDIEKHETAISRWSRAKNRAAKVGKGLSKNDKARKLALQHWLEAIDPRHRYGHNLRFYFEKWLLSKSREPFFYWLDIGEGKEVNLVEKCPRSKLQSQCIKYLGPMERKSYEVHIKDGKFYYEQTGEILHTFDDGEAKWIFVLSTSKTLYVGKKKKGTFQHSSFLAGGATMTAGRLIVENGGLKAVWPHSGHYRPTEENFKDFISFLKENDVDITNVQMSPIDEEISHDKQSSSLHIRNHSSEEDMTRVFDGLETDEINAEELSEEKTTSVEHTTSALSELPKLGRFSNFSRKLVSLEIPKKSKLFERVESDNPAGEPSDNKLSAESPVAHSHLMEKAAAASEQNNTDAKQNQSDELQIEAVPQEAILQRINSLKGMKSYQLGKQLSFKWTTGAGPRIGCVRDYPSELQFRALEKVNLSPRSATYLRSKLRFNNLGGASSPMGPGGKLEATVSLPVPEKGNF